A genome region from Haloactinospora alba includes the following:
- a CDS encoding AfsR/SARP family transcriptional regulator, translating into MQFGVLGPISAWSEEGDAVRVGGPRQRCVLGALLVDLGREVTVERLIDFLWDDDPPRTARSVVQVQISHLRRAFPDMIQTTAGGYLARVDPARVDLHRFRQLTTRAQAASGSEEALALWEDALACWRGHPFSGTGSETVWYTVCQPLLEERWVALTSWAECAFSLGHYTDVVTRLTPLVREDPLRERLQYLLIASLYQSGQRASALTVFHETQQHLSEELGVDPSSEVMELHQRILKDTEAVAAPSPATVDTVPLRVEPAAPPSDPEAEAAPEFVSRNDLPRDIPDFTGREGDLKNLLDLGRKRKERAEVAVVTGPGGAGKTTLAVHAAHRLDAEFPDGQFFIDLYGYNVDQDPLTVSSALGSLLRAVGVEPDAIPESVEERSALWRAMLAGRKCLVVLDNAASFAQVSPLLPAAAGSLTVVTTRQELPGLSGVQYLSLGMLGEDASLRLFSTVLGAHRVEGEYERALAVARLCGGLPLALRIIAGRMLSRPRWTFEHVEKRLSEHQRRFRELRVDGQSVEAVFELSYQSLDIPHRNAFLTLGAMLGGSIDLYGAAVLLDRDLPESDDLLQELVSVCLLDELGVDLYRFHDLIGTYARHKALQELPGFELENARLRLADHYLDMANRAAAWLGPRAHEYDTERINASRYRSEISSVAEAISWFERHQENLASAVDFYAVSEEGEKAWKLADSLWRFYASHGETELLLSTHEKALSANRSQGNQRGSAVTLIGLGIAHCLAGRFDVSLRLLVEARDILSSLGDREGEVRAYGNLVLVYERMGRFHDALSCLWTVLEYAVSVGDRHLETLQRLNISVVYHTLGECERAARFAEEALQTSSEEEHTTTRSGALRILGEINTTRGHYDQALAQLDEGLQLAQFLGVQTREIYIHNSRAVALRESGALDSAIESHLRALELGEETEQRSAEAEVRVDLGDTYTRAHRHTEAYEAHAQGLRLARERNERHIEGRALLGIGSLPEESVPADDALAHVTAAAEIFDDLGVPEAQRAREALRRLRG; encoded by the coding sequence GTGCAATTCGGCGTGCTCGGCCCTATTTCGGCGTGGTCCGAGGAAGGCGACGCGGTCCGCGTGGGCGGTCCGCGTCAGCGGTGTGTCCTGGGCGCGTTGCTGGTCGACCTGGGCAGGGAGGTGACAGTAGAGCGGCTGATCGACTTCCTGTGGGACGACGACCCGCCGCGGACCGCCCGTTCGGTCGTCCAGGTGCAGATCTCGCACCTGCGCCGGGCGTTCCCGGACATGATCCAGACGACGGCGGGGGGCTACCTGGCGCGGGTCGATCCCGCGCGCGTCGACCTGCACCGTTTCCGGCAGCTGACCACGCGCGCGCAGGCGGCGTCGGGCTCCGAGGAGGCGCTGGCGCTCTGGGAGGACGCACTCGCCTGCTGGCGGGGCCACCCCTTCTCCGGGACCGGTTCGGAGACGGTCTGGTACACCGTGTGCCAGCCGCTGCTGGAGGAACGCTGGGTGGCGCTGACCTCCTGGGCCGAGTGCGCGTTCTCCCTGGGGCACTACACGGACGTCGTCACCCGGCTCACTCCCCTCGTGCGCGAGGACCCGCTGCGGGAACGGCTGCAGTACCTGCTGATCGCCTCCCTGTACCAGAGCGGGCAGCGGGCGTCCGCGCTCACCGTGTTCCACGAGACCCAGCAGCATCTGTCCGAGGAGCTGGGGGTCGACCCGAGCTCGGAGGTCATGGAACTGCACCAGCGGATCCTGAAGGACACCGAAGCCGTGGCGGCGCCGTCCCCGGCCACGGTGGACACGGTGCCGCTGCGTGTGGAACCCGCCGCCCCTCCCTCCGACCCGGAGGCCGAGGCCGCGCCGGAGTTCGTCTCCCGCAACGACCTGCCGCGCGACATCCCCGACTTCACCGGCCGGGAGGGGGATCTGAAGAACCTGCTGGACCTCGGCCGGAAACGCAAGGAGCGGGCCGAGGTCGCGGTGGTCACCGGGCCCGGCGGCGCCGGGAAGACCACCCTGGCCGTGCACGCCGCCCACCGGTTGGACGCGGAGTTCCCGGACGGGCAGTTCTTCATCGACCTGTACGGTTACAACGTCGACCAGGACCCGCTGACGGTGTCGTCGGCGCTGGGGAGCCTGCTGCGGGCTGTCGGTGTCGAACCGGACGCCATCCCCGAGTCCGTGGAGGAGCGTTCCGCGTTGTGGCGGGCGATGCTCGCCGGCAGGAAGTGCCTCGTCGTCCTGGACAACGCGGCGAGTTTCGCCCAGGTGTCACCGCTCCTCCCGGCGGCCGCGGGGTCGTTGACCGTGGTGACGACGCGCCAGGAACTGCCCGGCCTCAGCGGGGTGCAGTACCTCTCCCTCGGGATGCTGGGCGAGGACGCCTCGCTGCGGTTGTTCTCCACCGTCCTGGGGGCGCACCGCGTGGAGGGCGAGTACGAACGCGCGCTGGCGGTGGCACGGCTGTGCGGTGGCCTCCCGCTCGCGTTGCGGATCATCGCGGGCCGGATGCTGAGCCGGCCGCGGTGGACGTTCGAACACGTCGAGAAGCGGCTGAGCGAACACCAGCGCCGCTTCCGCGAGCTGCGGGTCGACGGGCAGAGCGTCGAGGCGGTGTTCGAACTCTCTTACCAGAGCCTGGACATTCCGCACCGCAACGCCTTCCTCACGCTCGGAGCGATGCTCGGGGGCAGTATCGACCTGTACGGGGCGGCGGTGCTGCTGGACCGCGACCTGCCGGAGTCGGACGACCTGCTGCAGGAACTCGTCAGCGTGTGCCTCCTGGACGAGCTGGGGGTGGACCTCTACCGGTTCCACGACCTCATCGGGACCTACGCGCGCCACAAGGCGCTGCAGGAGCTTCCCGGCTTCGAGCTGGAGAACGCGCGGCTGCGGCTCGCGGACCACTACCTCGACATGGCGAACCGGGCGGCGGCGTGGCTGGGGCCGCGCGCGCACGAGTACGACACCGAGAGGATCAACGCCTCCCGGTACCGGAGCGAGATCTCCAGCGTCGCCGAGGCGATCTCCTGGTTCGAACGCCACCAGGAGAACCTGGCCTCGGCCGTCGATTTCTACGCTGTCTCGGAGGAGGGGGAGAAGGCCTGGAAGCTCGCGGACTCGCTGTGGCGGTTCTACGCCTCGCACGGCGAGACGGAGCTGCTGCTGTCCACGCACGAGAAAGCGCTCTCCGCCAACCGCTCCCAGGGGAACCAGCGGGGCAGCGCGGTCACGCTCATCGGCTTGGGGATAGCGCACTGCCTGGCGGGGAGGTTCGACGTCTCCCTCCGGCTGCTGGTCGAGGCGCGCGACATCCTCAGTTCGCTCGGGGACCGGGAGGGTGAGGTGCGCGCCTACGGGAACCTGGTGCTGGTCTACGAGCGGATGGGGAGGTTCCACGACGCCCTGTCGTGCTTATGGACGGTCCTCGAGTACGCCGTCTCCGTCGGGGACCGCCACCTGGAAACCCTGCAGCGGCTCAACATAAGCGTGGTCTACCACACCCTGGGGGAGTGCGAGCGGGCCGCGCGGTTCGCCGAGGAGGCGCTGCAGACCAGCTCCGAGGAGGAGCACACCACGACCCGTTCCGGTGCCCTGCGCATCCTCGGTGAGATCAACACCACCCGCGGGCACTACGACCAGGCGCTCGCGCAGCTGGACGAGGGGCTGCAGCTGGCCCAGTTCCTGGGTGTCCAGACGCGGGAGATCTACATCCACAACAGCAGGGCTGTCGCCCTGCGGGAGTCGGGTGCGCTCGACTCCGCCATAGAGTCCCACCTGCGCGCCCTGGAGCTGGGCGAGGAGACCGAGCAGCGCAGCGCCGAGGCGGAGGTCCGGGTGGACCTCGGCGACACCTACACGCGCGCGCACCGCCACACCGAGGCGTACGAGGCCCACGCGCAGGGGTTGCGGCTCGCGCGGGAACGCAACGAACGCCACATCGAGGGGCGGGCCCTGCTGGGGATCGGTTCCCTTCCGGAGGAGAGCGTCCCGGCCGACGACGCCCTCGCCCACGTCACAGCGGCGGCCGAGATCTTCGACGACCTCGGTGTGCCCGAGGCCCAGCGGGCGAGAGAGGCGCTGCGGAGGCTGCGCGGTTGA
- a CDS encoding MerR family transcriptional regulator, translated as MSTPAPWPAPLLRPGDVAEAFGVTTSTVNTWVREGRLAPVLVTPGGHRRFAPGQVQDLMSATNQDQGGGQA; from the coding sequence GTGAGTACCCCCGCACCCTGGCCCGCCCCGTTGCTGCGTCCGGGTGATGTGGCCGAGGCCTTCGGCGTGACCACCTCCACCGTCAACACCTGGGTACGCGAGGGCCGCCTGGCCCCGGTACTGGTTACCCCGGGCGGGCACCGCCGGTTCGCGCCCGGTCAGGTTCAGGACCTGATGTCCGCCACCAACCAGGACCAGGGAGGTGGCCAGGCGTGA
- a CDS encoding helix-turn-helix domain-containing protein, with amino-acid sequence MAGKAFEPITIPSWAWKREETRRILRDRDMAGLLRFAQKYGGASQTKLATVTGIAQGRVSEIMNGHKNMTAFGVIERVADGLDMPDPERMLLGLAPQNPEIRTGENASTPTDMSTPVQPSVEIFAEEDRVRRRDFVGLAGSAAVQAATRPPTGIDAIARTLTRYTCASSTSSPHTTERIDLRSLVTAVHTAKSDYQACRHSNVVARLPELLGRLEAAVSNYDGDSLMRVRALQAEAYHTAASVLLKSEERGLAWLAADRSMRMAERSASLATIGASARVIIRALTKDRCYRTATELATTTAERVEQETDNPSSGSLSVYGALLLSGSIAAAQHEDRRQAYALLDEAETVGRRLGGDHNHHWTAFGPTNVLLHRVNAAVTLGDAGSAIDYARRIHPDTIDVMERKVTLFVDAARAYSQWGKLDKAYESLAAAEQFASEELSVRPDVHDLINDIGTRASGHLSSNITGLAHRAGLN; translated from the coding sequence ATGGCGGGAAAAGCGTTCGAGCCCATCACGATCCCGTCATGGGCATGGAAGCGGGAAGAGACACGTCGTATCCTGCGAGACCGCGATATGGCTGGTCTCCTGCGGTTCGCCCAGAAGTACGGCGGTGCCAGCCAGACCAAACTTGCTACGGTGACTGGAATCGCGCAGGGGCGGGTGAGCGAGATCATGAACGGTCACAAGAACATGACCGCCTTCGGCGTCATTGAGCGCGTCGCCGATGGACTGGACATGCCGGACCCGGAACGAATGCTGCTCGGTCTAGCTCCGCAGAACCCGGAAATTCGTACTGGGGAAAACGCCTCCACCCCTACCGATATGTCCACGCCCGTTCAGCCGAGTGTGGAGATCTTCGCAGAGGAGGACCGTGTGCGACGACGCGACTTTGTCGGCCTTGCCGGTTCGGCCGCCGTCCAAGCAGCAACGAGACCACCGACCGGTATTGACGCCATCGCTAGGACGCTGACCCGCTATACCTGTGCCTCCTCCACGTCTTCACCGCACACCACCGAACGCATCGACCTTCGGTCGCTCGTAACTGCTGTGCATACGGCGAAATCCGACTACCAGGCATGCCGACACTCCAACGTAGTCGCACGGCTACCAGAACTGCTGGGCCGACTGGAAGCTGCGGTCAGCAACTATGACGGCGATTCGCTAATGCGTGTGCGCGCGCTCCAGGCCGAGGCGTACCACACCGCCGCCAGCGTCCTACTGAAGTCCGAGGAACGCGGCCTTGCATGGCTGGCTGCCGACCGGAGTATGCGAATGGCCGAGCGTAGCGCGAGCCTCGCAACCATCGGAGCTAGCGCCCGGGTCATTATCCGTGCCTTGACGAAGGATCGCTGCTATAGGACAGCCACGGAACTGGCCACCACGACGGCCGAACGGGTCGAGCAGGAAACCGACAATCCTTCGTCTGGATCACTCTCGGTATACGGGGCACTGTTGCTCAGCGGATCCATCGCCGCAGCACAGCACGAAGACCGGAGACAAGCCTACGCGCTGCTCGACGAAGCGGAAACGGTCGGTCGGCGCCTGGGAGGCGACCACAACCACCACTGGACCGCCTTCGGGCCGACAAATGTCCTGCTCCATCGGGTCAATGCCGCCGTCACGCTTGGCGATGCGGGAAGCGCAATCGACTACGCGCGTCGTATCCACCCTGACACCATCGATGTCATGGAACGCAAGGTCACTCTGTTCGTCGATGCGGCCCGTGCCTACAGCCAGTGGGGCAAGCTCGACAAGGCTTACGAGTCGCTGGCGGCGGCGGAACAGTTCGCCAGCGAGGAACTCAGCGTCCGCCCCGATGTCCATGACCTCATCAACGACATCGGAACGCGGGCCTCCGGGCACCTGAGCAGCAACATCACCGGCCTCGCCCACAGAGCTGGACTGAACTGA
- a CDS encoding flavoprotein, with product MREGKTLYVVVCAAGPADDVATLINQAHQRGWTVQVIATPQALAFINTDALHEQTGRVVRSAHGGPRSPRADAIIIAPASFNTINKLACGIADTYALDVVNEAIGLGIPLVVLPFVNAAYARRAPLLNSVAELRAEGVSVLLGPGGFEPHEPGGGTEARSRFPWKHALDTLDDRCGPDV from the coding sequence ATGCGGGAGGGCAAGACGCTGTACGTGGTGGTCTGCGCAGCGGGCCCTGCCGATGACGTCGCAACGCTCATCAACCAGGCCCACCAGCGCGGATGGACCGTCCAGGTCATCGCGACCCCGCAAGCGCTCGCCTTCATCAATACCGATGCCCTGCACGAGCAGACCGGTCGCGTGGTACGCAGCGCCCACGGTGGCCCCCGCTCACCCAGGGCCGACGCGATCATCATCGCCCCGGCCAGTTTCAACACCATCAACAAGCTTGCTTGCGGGATCGCCGACACCTACGCGTTGGATGTCGTCAACGAGGCGATCGGTCTGGGTATCCCGCTGGTGGTCCTGCCGTTCGTCAATGCCGCCTACGCCAGACGCGCGCCGTTGCTGAACAGCGTTGCGGAGCTACGCGCCGAGGGCGTCTCGGTCCTCCTCGGCCCGGGCGGGTTCGAACCCCACGAACCGGGCGGAGGGACGGAAGCACGCAGCCGGTTCCCGTGGAAGCACGCCCTGGACACGCTGGACGACCGATGCGGTCCCGACGTGTGA
- a CDS encoding ABC-F family ATP-binding cassette domain-containing protein: MEALPSRGRLSGRPTHELLSELRTAGRLPAGASAHIRARGIRVVLGGSPVLSDVDATISHRSRIALAGENGRGKTTLLRVLSGDLAPDDGRVERAGTVGVVHQSLASGDGETVGTLAAASVRLSHMALRALDRATEGLENGDEGADALYAEALDAATRLDAWDAERRIDVALEGLGACTDRDRELATLSVGQRYRVRLACVLGANHDILLLDEPTNHLDSGAQEFLAARLRSHPGGLALVTHDRALLREVIDETLDLDPSMDGRPRLFPGGYEGWQEGRRRERERWTHEYEAQRAEHARLAQAAQEARNRLSTGWRPDKGTGKHQRQSHAPGVVQQLRRKQEALEAHRITVPRPPMSLRWPTLPTKNGTPLLGCDGVSVAERLHAPVSLELTGGDRLLVTGPNGAGKSTLLGVLAGEVTPTTGLVRRAGGARIAYLSQEVPSWEENLQAHEIHRSYTQRLVSRGEVSESEVVSLGGTGLLDAEALRTSVGRMSEGQKRRLHLALCLAERPDLLILDEPTNHLSSLLVDKLTEALRGTPAAVVVATHDRQMLADLAAWPSVAVAAASGESNG, encoded by the coding sequence ATGGAAGCACTTCCCTCCCGCGGCCGGCTGTCCGGCCGCCCAACACACGAACTTCTCTCCGAACTGAGAACGGCGGGGCGACTCCCGGCCGGTGCGAGCGCCCACATCCGCGCTCGCGGTATCCGGGTCGTCCTCGGCGGCAGCCCCGTCCTGTCCGACGTCGACGCCACGATCTCCCACCGGTCGCGGATCGCGCTGGCGGGTGAGAACGGTCGTGGCAAGACGACGCTGCTGCGCGTCCTCTCCGGAGACCTCGCACCCGACGACGGCCGGGTGGAACGTGCGGGCACGGTGGGCGTCGTCCACCAGTCGCTCGCCTCCGGCGACGGTGAGACCGTCGGAACCCTGGCGGCCGCGTCGGTGCGCCTGTCCCACATGGCCCTTCGGGCGCTGGACCGCGCCACGGAAGGGCTGGAGAACGGGGACGAGGGCGCGGACGCCCTGTACGCGGAGGCGCTCGACGCCGCCACGCGGCTCGACGCCTGGGACGCCGAACGCCGGATCGACGTCGCCCTGGAAGGTCTCGGAGCGTGCACCGACCGGGACCGGGAACTCGCCACCCTGTCCGTCGGCCAGCGTTACCGGGTGCGGCTGGCGTGCGTATTGGGCGCCAACCACGACATCCTGCTGCTGGACGAGCCGACCAACCATCTCGACTCCGGCGCGCAGGAGTTCCTCGCCGCGCGACTGCGGTCGCACCCCGGCGGTCTGGCGCTCGTCACCCACGACCGCGCCCTCCTGCGCGAGGTCATCGACGAGACCCTCGACCTGGACCCGAGCATGGACGGACGCCCCCGGTTGTTCCCCGGCGGGTACGAGGGATGGCAGGAGGGACGCCGGCGCGAACGCGAACGGTGGACCCACGAGTACGAGGCCCAGCGGGCCGAGCACGCCAGGCTGGCACAGGCGGCGCAGGAGGCGCGGAACCGGCTCTCCACCGGCTGGCGGCCGGACAAGGGGACCGGAAAGCACCAGCGCCAGTCGCACGCTCCCGGAGTGGTCCAGCAGCTCAGGCGCAAACAGGAGGCCCTGGAGGCGCACCGGATCACGGTCCCCCGGCCACCGATGTCGTTGCGGTGGCCGACCCTGCCCACCAAGAACGGAACGCCCCTGCTGGGGTGCGACGGGGTGAGCGTCGCGGAGCGCCTGCACGCACCGGTCTCCCTGGAACTCACGGGCGGTGACCGCCTGCTCGTCACGGGGCCGAACGGGGCGGGGAAATCGACGCTGCTCGGGGTCCTGGCCGGCGAGGTCACCCCGACGACCGGTTTGGTGCGCAGGGCCGGCGGCGCCCGGATCGCGTACCTGTCCCAGGAGGTCCCGTCCTGGGAGGAGAACCTCCAGGCGCACGAGATCCACCGGTCGTACACCCAGCGGCTCGTCTCCCGGGGCGAGGTGTCCGAGTCCGAGGTCGTGTCCCTGGGCGGTACGGGGCTGTTGGACGCCGAGGCGCTGCGTACGTCGGTCGGGCGGATGTCGGAGGGGCAGAAGCGCCGCCTTCACCTCGCGCTGTGCCTGGCCGAGCGGCCCGACCTGCTGATCCTGGACGAACCCACGAACCACCTGTCGTCGCTGCTCGTCGACAAGCTCACGGAGGCACTGCGCGGCACACCGGCCGCCGTCGTCGTCGCCACACACGACCGCCAGATGCTCGCCGACCTCGCTGCCTGGCCGTCCGTGGCCGTCGCCGCGGCGTCCGGAGAGTCCAACGGGTGA
- a CDS encoding serine hydrolase, giving the protein MRNGRRRNSPSGYGRHPRRAVRVAAFLATTALLTNAAACGGSSSPTGSAGPSGSADPAAQRGPGLDRQQHERVTTLLDRHTAEHEGRMSVVAREADSGLTYSYGKHRAFHTASLVKLEILFLLLLRAEEEDRALTGRERSLASAMIRSSDNGDTDELYTRVGAAEAMAEGHDLLGLERSGPSGDARWGVRTTTASDQMRVLRALVTDDSPLTQASQDYARELLADVAPGQSWGVSAAAGPSEEVELKNGWLPWRADSGRWVVNSAGHIVGEDREYLVVVLSGHHRDYSSGIARVEHVASEVVDALDTAAE; this is encoded by the coding sequence GTGCGCAACGGACGTCGGCGCAACTCCCCGAGCGGCTACGGCCGCCACCCGCGCCGCGCGGTACGGGTGGCGGCGTTCCTCGCCACCACCGCGCTCCTCACCAACGCTGCCGCCTGCGGAGGATCCAGTTCCCCCACCGGCTCCGCGGGCCCGAGCGGTTCCGCGGACCCGGCCGCGCAGCGCGGGCCCGGGCTGGACCGCCAGCAGCACGAACGCGTCACCACCCTCCTGGACCGCCACACGGCGGAACACGAGGGACGCATGTCCGTGGTGGCACGCGAGGCGGACAGCGGTCTCACCTACAGCTACGGGAAGCACCGCGCCTTCCACACCGCCAGCCTGGTCAAACTGGAGATCCTGTTCCTGCTGCTCCTGCGGGCCGAGGAGGAGGACCGCGCGCTGACCGGACGGGAACGCTCCCTGGCCTCGGCCATGATCCGGTCCAGTGACAACGGCGACACCGACGAGCTCTACACCCGTGTCGGCGCCGCCGAGGCGATGGCCGAGGGACACGACCTTCTGGGGCTGGAGCGCAGCGGACCCAGCGGCGACGCCCGGTGGGGCGTCAGGACGACGACGGCCTCGGACCAGATGCGCGTCCTGCGCGCACTGGTCACCGACGACAGTCCCCTGACACAGGCGAGCCAGGACTACGCGCGGGAGTTGCTCGCCGACGTCGCGCCCGGGCAGTCGTGGGGCGTCTCCGCCGCGGCGGGCCCGAGCGAGGAGGTGGAACTCAAGAACGGATGGCTCCCCTGGCGGGCCGACTCGGGGCGCTGGGTCGTCAACAGCGCCGGCCACATCGTGGGTGAGGACCGCGAGTACCTCGTCGTCGTCCTGTCCGGCCACCACCGCGACTACTCCTCCGGGATCGCCCGGGTGGAACACGTCGCCAGCGAGGTCGTCGACGCCCTCGACACCGCCGCGGAGTGA
- a CDS encoding VOC family protein, giving the protein MTPSFELVGLVAADMGASLEFYRRLGLSIPPEADTQPHVEAELAPGVRLAWDTVDTVRSFDPDWEPPKGGSPRASLAFRCDSPAEVDRVYHELVGAGYEGSKDPWDAFWGQRYAVVHDPDGNGVDLFAALPAT; this is encoded by the coding sequence ATGACACCATCGTTCGAACTGGTCGGCCTGGTCGCGGCCGACATGGGCGCTTCCCTGGAGTTCTACCGCCGCCTCGGCCTCAGTATCCCGCCCGAGGCGGACACCCAGCCGCACGTGGAGGCGGAGCTCGCCCCCGGCGTGCGGCTCGCGTGGGACACCGTCGACACGGTCCGTTCCTTCGACCCGGACTGGGAGCCGCCGAAGGGCGGTAGCCCGCGGGCCAGCCTGGCGTTCCGCTGCGACAGCCCGGCAGAGGTGGACCGCGTGTACCACGAGCTCGTGGGGGCCGGTTACGAGGGGAGCAAGGACCCCTGGGACGCGTTCTGGGGACAGCGCTACGCCGTGGTCCACGACCCGGACGGCAACGGTGTGGACCTGTTCGCCGCGCTCCCGGCTACGTGA
- a CDS encoding helix-turn-helix transcriptional regulator yields the protein MYEERPACLPGAVVWHATVPAGAPLRVLPDGCMDLVWTGEAFLVAGPDTTAHLVDSTPDTGYTGVRFPPGTAPAALGTPAHELRDQRVRLSDIWSEARVRSLTQRAADSTAPAGLLDALAADLLRASGPTDPLAGLVTRGARAGLPVSTLARRAGMSERQLHRRCLAAFGYGAKTLARILRMCEALDMARRGVPWVRVAALTGYSDQAHLVREVRSHSGLSPSALVT from the coding sequence ATGTACGAGGAGAGGCCGGCGTGCCTGCCCGGCGCGGTCGTCTGGCACGCCACGGTTCCCGCCGGTGCGCCCCTGCGGGTGCTTCCGGACGGGTGCATGGACCTCGTATGGACCGGTGAGGCGTTCCTCGTCGCCGGCCCGGACACCACGGCGCACCTGGTGGACAGCACCCCGGACACGGGCTACACGGGGGTGCGTTTCCCACCGGGAACAGCGCCCGCCGCGCTGGGCACACCCGCGCACGAGCTACGGGACCAGCGGGTGCGGCTGTCCGACATCTGGTCCGAGGCCCGGGTCCGGTCCCTGACGCAGCGCGCCGCCGATTCCACGGCGCCGGCGGGACTGCTGGACGCTCTCGCCGCGGACCTGCTGCGTGCCAGCGGCCCGACGGACCCGCTGGCCGGGCTCGTCACCAGGGGCGCCCGCGCCGGCCTACCGGTGTCCACTCTGGCGCGGCGGGCCGGGATGAGCGAGCGTCAGCTCCACCGCCGCTGCCTGGCCGCGTTCGGGTACGGCGCGAAGACCCTGGCCCGCATCCTGCGGATGTGCGAGGCGTTGGACATGGCGCGGCGCGGCGTGCCGTGGGTCCGGGTGGCTGCGCTCACGGGCTACTCCGACCAGGCCCATCTGGTGCGGGAGGTCCGCTCCCACAGCGGGCTATCTCCCAGCGCTCTGGTCACGTAG
- a CDS encoding metallophosphoesterase, with translation MAALTGTAAAAGLGYASLVERNWFRLRHHTLPLLAPGSPRLRLLHLSDTHLTPRRRALVDWVRGLDAYAPDLVVNTGDALGHPQAVDTFLEGLGPLLRRPGAFVYGSNDLFAPRFKNPAQYLWRNSSEDYSERPEPDLPWRELGSRLRDSGWLDLNNHTGRIATESHNVALAGIHDSHIGLDRYDAVAGPADARADVRLGVLHSPEPANLDRFDADGYQLLLAGHTHGGQLCLPGFGTLVTNCGIDRGRARGLHRYGDAWLDVSAGLGTSPTAPVRFCCRPEASLIDLVAAP, from the coding sequence ATGGCCGCGCTCACCGGAACGGCCGCGGCGGCGGGGCTCGGGTACGCCTCGCTCGTCGAACGCAACTGGTTCCGACTGCGCCACCACACACTGCCGCTGCTGGCGCCCGGGAGCCCGCGGCTGCGCCTGCTGCACCTTTCCGACACCCACCTGACCCCGAGGCGGCGGGCCCTCGTCGACTGGGTCCGCGGTCTCGACGCCTACGCCCCCGACCTCGTGGTGAACACGGGAGACGCGCTGGGGCACCCGCAAGCGGTCGACACGTTCCTGGAGGGGCTCGGTCCGCTCCTGCGGCGGCCGGGAGCCTTCGTCTACGGCTCCAACGACCTCTTCGCGCCGCGGTTCAAGAACCCCGCACAGTACCTGTGGCGGAACAGCAGCGAGGACTACTCCGAGCGCCCCGAACCCGACCTTCCGTGGCGCGAGCTCGGTTCCCGGCTGCGCGACTCCGGCTGGCTGGACCTGAACAACCACACGGGCCGGATCGCGACGGAGTCCCACAATGTCGCCCTGGCGGGGATCCACGACTCGCACATCGGCCTGGACCGGTACGACGCCGTCGCCGGCCCGGCCGACGCGCGGGCGGACGTGCGCCTGGGAGTGCTGCACTCCCCGGAACCGGCCAACCTGGACCGGTTCGACGCTGACGGCTACCAGCTGCTGCTGGCGGGGCACACCCACGGCGGACAGCTCTGCCTGCCCGGATTCGGGACCCTGGTCACCAACTGCGGGATCGACCGGGGACGCGCCCGGGGCCTGCACCGCTACGGGGACGCCTGGTTGGACGTCTCCGCCGGGCTGGGCACCTCCCCCACAGCCCCCGTACGGTTCTGCTGCCGGCCCGAGGCCAGCCTGATCGACCTCGTCGCCGCCCCGTAA
- a CDS encoding GatB/YqeY domain-containing protein: MAELRDRLKTDLTAAMKQRDEVRVRTLRMALSAVSTEEASKGSQELGDDEVVTLLTREVKRRREAAEAFDAGGGGAKAEAERAEADVLAEYLPRQLTDAELTDVVSAAIAETGASGMASMGQVMKVVTPRTTGQADGSRVAAEVRRQLSG; the protein is encoded by the coding sequence ATGGCCGAACTGAGAGACCGTCTCAAGACCGACCTCACCGCCGCGATGAAGCAGCGGGACGAGGTGCGGGTCCGTACGTTGCGTATGGCGCTGTCCGCCGTCTCCACCGAGGAGGCGTCCAAGGGGAGCCAGGAACTCGGCGACGACGAGGTGGTGACACTGCTCACCCGTGAGGTGAAGCGGCGGCGGGAGGCCGCGGAGGCCTTCGACGCCGGCGGCGGCGGCGCGAAGGCCGAGGCGGAACGTGCCGAGGCGGACGTGCTCGCGGAGTACCTCCCGCGCCAGCTCACGGACGCCGAACTCACCGACGTCGTCTCCGCCGCCATCGCGGAGACCGGCGCCAGCGGTATGGCGAGCATGGGCCAGGTGATGAAGGTGGTGACGCCCCGGACGACGGGGCAGGCCGATGGCTCGCGGGTGGCCGCCGAGGTGCGCCGCCAGTTGTCCGGCTGA
- a CDS encoding VOC family protein encodes MACRISGLVLGCRDPEGMARFWCEVLDFAVLDREEGEIEIGPRDGAGGPQPTIVLSRNDGQNGELRLHIDVSATDRDHGAELERLLAAGAAPVDTGRTGEESRRVLADPEGNEFCLLETRIDPP; translated from the coding sequence ATGGCATGCCGTATCAGTGGGCTCGTGCTCGGTTGCCGTGACCCCGAGGGGATGGCGCGGTTCTGGTGCGAGGTCCTGGACTTCGCAGTGCTCGACCGCGAGGAGGGCGAGATCGAGATAGGGCCGCGCGACGGGGCCGGCGGCCCGCAGCCGACGATCGTCCTCAGCCGCAACGACGGGCAGAACGGGGAACTCCGGCTGCACATCGACGTCAGCGCCACCGACCGCGACCATGGCGCCGAGCTCGAACGCCTCCTGGCCGCCGGGGCCGCCCCCGTCGACACCGGTCGGACCGGGGAGGAGTCCCGGCGCGTCCTCGCCGACCCCGAAGGCAACGAGTTCTGCCTGCTCGAGACCCGCATCGACCCGCCGTGA